One genomic segment of Porphyromonadaceae bacterium W3.11 includes these proteins:
- a CDS encoding ABC transporter ATP-binding protein gives MSKAIIDIKNLHKTYPGAQPLHVLKGVSMEVFEGEMVSLMGASGSGKSTLLNILGILDTYDEGSYHLDGQLIEDLSEVDAANIRGRKIGFVFQSFNLISFKTAAENVALPLYYQKVPRKERMALAEEYLDRVGLLAWKDHLPNEMSGGQKQRVSMARALITKPAILLADEPTGALDSTTTIEVMNLLREINTEDRLTMLIVTHEPGVAESTDRIIHIKDGLITDKI, from the coding sequence ATGAGTAAAGCGATTATTGATATTAAAAATCTGCACAAGACTTATCCAGGAGCACAACCTCTACATGTATTGAAGGGGGTAAGCATGGAAGTTTTTGAGGGCGAAATGGTCTCTCTAATGGGGGCTAGTGGTTCGGGAAAAAGTACACTCCTTAATATATTAGGTATTTTGGATACCTACGATGAAGGCAGTTACCATTTGGATGGGCAACTTATTGAGGATTTGTCGGAAGTAGATGCAGCAAACATTAGAGGTCGTAAGATCGGTTTTGTTTTTCAGTCTTTTAATCTTATTTCCTTTAAGACCGCAGCAGAAAATGTGGCTTTGCCACTGTATTATCAGAAAGTCCCACGGAAAGAGCGTATGGCTCTGGCAGAAGAGTACCTAGATAGAGTAGGGCTCTTGGCATGGAAAGATCACCTACCGAACGAAATGTCTGGTGGCCAAAAGCAAAGAGTATCTATGGCACGAGCTCTCATTACTAAGCCCGCTATATTATTAGCTGATGAGCCTACTGGGGCTCTGGATAGTACTACCACAATAGAGGTGATGAATCTGCTTAGAGAAATTAATACTGAGGACAGGCTAACCATGCTTATCGTAACTCATGAGCCTGGTGTGGCTGAATCCACAGATAGGATTATCCATATTAAGGATGGATTAATTACCGATAAGATATGA
- a CDS encoding ABC transporter permease: MKSFLQELSNSLRNNKLRTALTGFSIAWGIIILVVMLGAGKGVENGIRSMVSSTGADQVVLGIELRQTQLAYAGYQEGRSVFLNKNQFQYLKEAFQDRAEVVIPTINSFSEGATNYGSSYFRFSTLALEEQQYNTLEMTSGRLFTAQEHDDAARVVVISDADVTKLFGKRHDPMGELLKLKGLNFKIVGVIKSPNPFFGIAYVPLNTYLGIYPNSLIKISDINIYPRDKSSAKIKALEADLDAVLRQLLKVSPKDEWAINIESSTDQADTMDDIFMGLQIMLWIMGIGSLSIGTIGVSNIMHVTVQERMREIGIRKSIGAKPIDIMTLVLGESLLLSIMSGMIGLLVGVGLVNLLDYLATLNRWGQQMIPTGTSGEMMTMKLFENPQVNLGVAFGALIVLIVAGVIAGYGPARKAIKIPAIVAMRDVK; encoded by the coding sequence ATGAAATCATTTCTACAAGAGCTATCCAATTCGCTCCGAAATAATAAACTGAGGACTGCCCTGACAGGCTTTTCTATTGCATGGGGAATCATCATTCTGGTGGTCATGCTAGGTGCTGGTAAGGGGGTTGAAAATGGTATCCGTAGTATGGTATCCTCCACAGGTGCTGATCAGGTTGTTCTCGGAATTGAATTAAGGCAGACACAGCTGGCGTATGCTGGTTATCAGGAGGGTCGTTCTGTCTTTCTTAATAAGAATCAATTTCAGTATCTAAAAGAAGCCTTCCAAGACAGGGCAGAAGTGGTTATCCCTACTATAAACTCTTTTTCAGAGGGTGCAACTAATTATGGTTCTTCTTACTTTAGGTTCTCTACTTTAGCTCTGGAGGAACAGCAATATAATACTTTAGAGATGACCTCGGGTCGGTTATTTACAGCTCAGGAGCATGATGATGCTGCACGAGTAGTAGTAATTTCAGATGCTGATGTAACTAAACTTTTTGGGAAAAGGCATGACCCTATGGGCGAGCTTCTAAAGTTAAAGGGGTTGAACTTTAAGATTGTAGGGGTTATAAAATCTCCAAATCCTTTCTTTGGAATTGCGTATGTTCCGCTGAATACTTACTTGGGTATTTATCCCAATTCCTTGATAAAAATTTCTGACATCAATATTTATCCTCGCGATAAGTCTTCTGCAAAAATTAAGGCCCTAGAAGCGGACTTAGATGCTGTATTACGACAACTCTTAAAGGTAAGTCCTAAGGATGAGTGGGCCATAAATATAGAAAGTAGCACCGATCAGGCAGATACTATGGATGATATTTTCATGGGACTCCAAATCATGTTATGGATTATGGGGATTGGTAGCCTTAGTATAGGGACGATAGGTGTATCGAATATTATGCACGTAACTGTACAGGAGCGAATGCGAGAGATTGGTATTCGCAAGTCTATTGGAGCTAAGCCGATAGATATAATGACACTCGTTTTGGGTGAGAGTCTCCTCCTTTCTATCATGTCAGGAATGATAGGGTTATTAGTAGGGGTAGGACTAGTTAATTTACTGGACTATCTAGCTACGCTTAATCGTTGGGGACAACAGATGATACCGACAGGTACGTCAGGAGAAATGATGACAATGAAGTTATTCGAGAATCCACAGGTCAATTTGGGTGTCGCTTTTGGTGCATTGATTGTCCTAATTGTTGCAGGTGTAATAGCAGGATATGGTCCTGCCCGCAAAGCTATCAAGATACCTGCAATTGTGGCGATGCGAGATGTTAAGTAA
- a CDS encoding ABC transporter permease → MFLFNNEQRSELWYTLKSNKKRSIVTSLGVFAGMFFFTVLISIGNGIGNSAFSSLEGVSNNSIFFMPGRTTMPYQGYKANRQIITTYRDFLNIKSQNKTLDTVSGFAFFTEESQSWGSMEIRANSKSQSSVVAGVPYDYFTEINKVVVVHGRAMSPEEVDNNNLVCMVGIEMAKNFYDDPADIVGTYIEVSGIAMRVVGVVTPFSDNFNMGFSIKYSVQIPMGLAIKNNYDKQTYIIGIPRQGFTTEEARKDVFDIIARRQNIHPEDSNVIMAMSMEVFMNIFDMIGTGINLLIWVVGMGTLITGVISVSNILLVTVRERQREIGVRRAIGAKPSDIRGQFMAEALVIIIIAGMLGIILGLMVALGIGSLAEVTPLGNYITRPYPTPGILLLSVVIMVVAGVLAGLLPVYKALQIKAIDAIRDE, encoded by the coding sequence ATGTTTTTATTCAATAACGAACAGAGATCTGAGCTGTGGTACACACTCAAGAGTAATAAGAAACGCAGTATCGTCACTTCCTTAGGGGTTTTTGCGGGGATGTTTTTCTTCACCGTCCTTATAAGTATAGGCAATGGGATAGGGAACTCCGCCTTTTCATCTCTAGAGGGTGTTTCTAATAACTCTATTTTCTTTATGCCTGGGCGAACTACCATGCCTTATCAGGGCTATAAGGCTAATCGGCAGATTATTACCACTTATAGGGATTTTCTGAATATCAAAAGTCAAAATAAGACTCTAGATACTGTGTCTGGCTTTGCGTTCTTTACAGAAGAATCCCAATCCTGGGGTAGTATGGAAATTAGAGCTAACAGTAAGAGCCAGAGTTCTGTGGTGGCTGGAGTACCATATGACTACTTTACCGAGATCAACAAGGTCGTGGTAGTTCATGGACGGGCTATGAGTCCTGAAGAAGTTGATAACAATAATCTTGTCTGCATGGTAGGTATCGAGATGGCAAAGAATTTCTATGATGATCCTGCCGATATTGTAGGTACTTACATAGAAGTCTCAGGCATCGCTATGAGAGTGGTGGGTGTGGTTACCCCTTTTTCCGATAACTTTAATATGGGATTTAGCATCAAGTACTCTGTACAGATCCCAATGGGGTTAGCTATCAAGAATAATTATGATAAGCAGACGTACATCATAGGTATCCCAAGGCAGGGATTTACTACCGAAGAGGCTCGGAAGGATGTGTTTGATATTATCGCACGCCGACAAAATATTCACCCTGAGGATTCCAATGTAATCATGGCGATGAGTATGGAGGTCTTCATGAATATATTTGATATGATTGGGACCGGAATCAATCTCCTGATATGGGTCGTAGGGATGGGAACACTCATTACAGGAGTTATTAGTGTCTCAAATATTCTTTTGGTAACTGTCCGGGAAAGACAGCGTGAGATTGGGGTTCGAAGGGCTATTGGTGCAAAACCGAGTGACATCAGAGGGCAATTTATGGCTGAGGCACTAGTTATCATAATTATAGCTGGGATGCTCGGTATTATCTTAGGTCTGATGGTGGCTTTAGGAATAGGGTCATTAGCTGAGGTGACACCACTGGGTAATTATATTACTCGACCTTACCCAACCCCAGGTATCTTATTGCTTTCGGTAGTGATAATGGTAGTAGCAGGCGTATTAGCAGGACTTCTACCAGTATATAAAGCCTTGCAGATTAAGGCAATTGATGCAATTAGAGATGAGTAA
- a CDS encoding efflux RND transporter periplasmic adaptor subunit, translating to MAKQKKGKKIMRTILWVVAALVVVAVIATVLTKGKDKGNSYEVVTPTQNDSIIKSTVLTGSIEPRDEILVKPQMNGIVSELHHLPGDFVHSGDLVARIQMVPDVGTVQNAAARVESAEVRLKQMKEIYERDKQLFDQNILPKEQYERSLADYKSAEIEFNSAEETLQLVTKGSSARTEKQNNTLVRATVSGTILEQPVKVGTNVIQANNFNEGTTIVSIADLTDLLFIGEVNESDVNKLNVGAQVIIRVGALKERTFPAVVEYVSPKGVVKNGTVLFEVKAALTGDDLTGIKAGFSSNAEVVLDSKYDVLSIPESAVSYRGKKTYVFVANNGGNKEADFTEQEVELGISDGLKVEVISGLKGNEKLRGNRLSLADSTKK from the coding sequence ATGGCAAAGCAGAAAAAAGGAAAGAAAATCATGCGCACAATACTATGGGTTGTTGCTGCGCTGGTAGTGGTAGCCGTTATCGCTACTGTCCTAACAAAAGGGAAAGATAAAGGTAACAGCTACGAAGTGGTCACTCCTACCCAAAATGATTCAATCATCAAGAGTACCGTACTTACGGGTAGTATAGAGCCTAGAGATGAGATCTTGGTAAAGCCACAGATGAATGGTATTGTATCAGAGTTACATCATCTTCCAGGCGACTTTGTGCACTCAGGAGACTTAGTGGCTCGTATTCAGATGGTGCCAGATGTTGGAACCGTACAAAATGCTGCTGCAAGGGTAGAGAGTGCTGAAGTGAGACTGAAGCAGATGAAGGAGATCTATGAGAGAGATAAGCAGCTCTTTGACCAAAATATTCTTCCAAAGGAGCAATACGAGCGTAGCCTTGCAGACTACAAGAGTGCTGAGATTGAATTCAACTCAGCTGAAGAGACCCTTCAGCTGGTCACAAAGGGATCTAGTGCTCGAACAGAGAAGCAGAATAATACGCTTGTTCGTGCCACAGTATCAGGAACTATCCTAGAGCAACCAGTTAAAGTGGGGACGAATGTCATCCAAGCTAATAACTTCAATGAAGGTACTACTATAGTCTCTATAGCTGACCTTACTGACCTTCTATTCATTGGTGAAGTGAATGAAAGTGATGTGAATAAATTGAATGTTGGTGCCCAGGTGATTATCAGAGTAGGTGCTTTGAAGGAGCGTACATTCCCAGCCGTTGTGGAGTATGTTTCACCAAAAGGTGTAGTCAAGAATGGTACTGTACTATTTGAGGTTAAGGCTGCTCTTACTGGAGATGATCTTACGGGTATTAAGGCTGGATTTAGCTCTAACGCTGAAGTGGTATTAGATAGTAAGTATGATGTACTGTCTATTCCCGAAAGTGCAGTTAGTTATCGAGGAAAGAAGACTTATGTCTTTGTCGCTAATAATGGTGGCAATAAGGAGGCTGACTTTACAGAGCAAGAGGTAGAGTTAGGTATTTCAGACGGTCTTAAGGTAGAGGTCATAAGCGGACTAAAGGGTAACGAGAAGTTGAGAGGTAATCGCCTGTCGCTTGCGGATAGTACGAAGAAATAA
- a CDS encoding TolC family protein, translating into MKNNKFLTLFLLFIFCGFGSLEAQDKSTMVSVQGRELSLSDCIELAQKNSPQLLSLQPQVDMLGLDYQASKEAFLPSVNASVGENVSFGRSPNKNQVYQDVSSANTSFQIGGELTIFSGGARWYQLQKTKAALANSDYIVSETMDNIALQVASSYIQLLLAQEMAMTAKENLTLTEQYYEQVKEQVRLGKVAFSQQIEIESQMGRDQLAVVETQADVSRAKRSLLLDMGVTSETDLEIEQVSPETVVASLKKATPHNMNHEWILPRTALLQRDLELSVYDVKIAKSRYIPSLSLNGGYSNSYYYNFGDGFKGVNPDFGDQLKHNGRSYIGVSLNIPIYNKGQVRNQIKQAKLQQLRLQGQLIQQQYSDRRNIVLAEADLLKAEEQYRVSKENLQLSQKALDIADLEYRAGRISTYEWEQARNRKLQAQASYLQSIYTRLLRTINLTYFNTGEIPVDLTN; encoded by the coding sequence ATGAAGAATAATAAATTTTTAACCCTTTTCCTCCTCTTCATTTTCTGTGGCTTTGGTTCGCTTGAAGCACAAGATAAGAGTACTATGGTCTCGGTGCAGGGACGGGAGTTAAGTCTGTCAGATTGTATTGAACTGGCACAAAAGAATAGCCCACAATTGCTGAGCTTACAACCTCAGGTGGATATGCTTGGCTTGGATTATCAAGCATCAAAGGAAGCCTTTCTGCCTAGCGTTAATGCTTCTGTCGGAGAGAATGTCTCATTTGGTCGATCACCGAATAAGAATCAAGTGTACCAAGATGTATCTAGTGCCAATACGTCCTTTCAGATTGGCGGAGAACTAACCATCTTCAGCGGAGGTGCACGTTGGTACCAATTGCAAAAGACTAAAGCAGCCTTAGCGAATTCTGATTATATTGTCTCTGAGACTATGGATAACATTGCTCTACAGGTGGCTTCTAGCTATATTCAGCTACTCTTGGCTCAAGAAATGGCGATGACTGCAAAGGAGAATCTAACCCTTACTGAGCAGTACTATGAGCAGGTCAAGGAGCAGGTAAGACTTGGAAAAGTAGCTTTTTCGCAGCAAATTGAGATAGAAAGCCAGATGGGTCGTGACCAATTGGCAGTTGTGGAGACCCAAGCTGACGTTTCTCGTGCCAAAAGATCACTCCTCCTAGACATGGGTGTCACTTCTGAGACAGATTTGGAGATTGAGCAAGTGAGTCCTGAAACGGTTGTTGCTAGTCTTAAGAAGGCTACTCCTCATAACATGAATCACGAATGGATCTTACCTCGTACAGCATTATTACAGAGAGATCTAGAACTTTCTGTTTATGATGTCAAGATTGCTAAGAGTCGTTATATCCCTTCTCTATCTCTTAATGGAGGTTATTCCAATAGCTATTATTATAACTTTGGAGATGGATTTAAAGGGGTAAATCCTGATTTTGGTGATCAATTGAAACACAATGGACGTAGCTATATAGGTGTATCCCTCAATATTCCTATATATAATAAAGGACAGGTACGGAACCAGATCAAGCAAGCCAAGCTCCAACAGCTTAGGCTACAAGGACAGCTCATACAGCAGCAGTATAGTGACCGACGTAATATAGTCTTAGCGGAGGCAGACCTTCTCAAGGCTGAAGAGCAATATCGTGTATCTAAAGAAAATTTGCAGCTAAGCCAGAAAGCACTAGATATTGCAGACCTAGAGTATCGTGCTGGTCGTATTAGTACGTATGAATGGGAGCAGGCACGAAACCGTAAGTTGCAAGCACAGGCATCTTACCTACAGTCTATATATACTAGATTGCTTCGTACCATAAACTTGACTTACTTTAATACCGGTGAGATCCCTGTTGATCTAACCAATTAA
- the dnaK gene encoding molecular chaperone DnaK yields the protein MGKIIGIDLGTTNSCVAVLENNEPVVITNAEGKRTTPSVVAFVDGGERRVGDPAKRQAITNPQHTVSSIKRFMGERFSKIKDEADRLPYKVVEGENDTPRVDIDGRLYTPQEISAMVLQKMKKTAEDYLGADVTDAVITVPAYFSDAQRQATKEAGEIAGLKVQRIVNEPTAAALAYGLDKSDKDMKVAVFDLGGGTFDISILELGDGVFEVLSTNGDTHLGGDDFDHVIIDWLADEFMKDENVDLRKDPMALQRLKEAAEKAKIELSSSTNTEINLPYIMPVDGIPKHLVRSLSRSKFEQLSDKYIQACKGPVNQALKDAGLSASDVDEVILVGGSTRIPAIQEMVAKMFGKQPSKGVNPDEVVALGAAIQGGVLSGDVKDVLLLDVTPLSLGIETMGGVMTKLIEANTTIPTKKSQVFTTAADNQPSVEIHVLQGERPMAKDNKSLGRFNLDGIPPAARGIPQIEVTFDIDANGIVNVSAKDKGTGKEQKIRIEASSGLSDADIERMKAEAAANAEADAKEKERVDKINQADSVIFQTEKQLTDLGDKIPADKKSELEAALAKLKEAHKAQDISAIDTAMEELNKIAQKMSEEMYAQQGGQPGADPTAGANANAGANTGGAQSGNSDDNVTDADFEEVK from the coding sequence ATGGGAAAAATTATTGGAATAGACTTAGGTACTACCAACTCTTGTGTCGCTGTACTGGAGAATAACGAACCGGTAGTGATTACAAATGCAGAAGGTAAGCGTACTACACCTAGTGTGGTAGCGTTCGTTGATGGAGGCGAGCGTAGAGTAGGTGATCCTGCTAAACGTCAGGCAATAACCAATCCACAGCACACAGTCTCTTCTATCAAGAGATTTATGGGCGAGAGATTCTCAAAGATCAAGGATGAGGCTGACCGCCTTCCATATAAAGTGGTTGAGGGCGAAAATGATACCCCTCGTGTAGATATTGATGGCAGACTTTACACACCTCAAGAGATCTCTGCTATGGTGCTTCAAAAGATGAAGAAGACCGCAGAAGATTACTTAGGAGCTGATGTGACTGATGCAGTTATTACTGTGCCTGCATACTTTAGTGATGCACAACGTCAGGCGACTAAGGAGGCTGGTGAGATCGCAGGGCTTAAGGTTCAGCGTATCGTGAACGAGCCTACAGCTGCTGCTTTAGCTTATGGACTAGATAAGAGCGATAAGGATATGAAGGTGGCTGTCTTTGACCTCGGTGGAGGTACATTTGATATCTCTATCCTGGAGCTAGGTGATGGCGTATTTGAGGTCTTGAGTACTAATGGTGATACTCACCTTGGTGGTGATGACTTTGATCACGTGATTATTGACTGGCTAGCAGATGAATTTATGAAGGACGAGAATGTCGATCTTCGTAAAGATCCAATGGCTCTTCAGAGACTTAAGGAAGCTGCAGAGAAGGCTAAGATCGAGCTATCAAGCAGCACTAATACTGAGATTAACCTTCCATACATTATGCCTGTGGATGGTATTCCAAAGCACTTGGTACGTAGCCTTTCAAGATCTAAGTTTGAACAACTTAGTGATAAGTACATCCAAGCATGTAAGGGACCAGTTAACCAAGCATTGAAGGATGCAGGCCTATCAGCAAGTGATGTAGATGAAGTTATCCTAGTAGGTGGTTCTACTCGTATCCCTGCTATTCAGGAGATGGTGGCTAAGATGTTTGGTAAGCAACCTTCTAAGGGTGTCAATCCTGACGAAGTGGTAGCACTTGGTGCTGCTATCCAAGGTGGTGTCCTTAGTGGAGATGTGAAGGATGTCCTTCTACTGGACGTGACTCCTCTGTCTCTAGGTATTGAGACTATGGGTGGTGTGATGACTAAGCTGATTGAGGCGAATACTACTATCCCAACTAAGAAGTCACAGGTATTTACTACTGCAGCTGATAATCAGCCTTCTGTAGAGATTCATGTCCTTCAGGGTGAACGCCCAATGGCTAAGGACAATAAGAGCCTTGGACGATTTAACCTAGACGGGATACCACCAGCAGCACGTGGAATACCTCAGATCGAAGTAACTTTCGATATCGATGCTAATGGTATCGTGAACGTAAGTGCTAAGGACAAGGGTACTGGTAAGGAACAGAAGATTAGAATCGAAGCTTCTAGCGGTCTTTCTGATGCCGACATCGAGCGTATGAAGGCAGAAGCTGCAGCTAATGCTGAGGCAGATGCTAAGGAGAAAGAGCGTGTGGATAAGATCAATCAGGCTGATAGTGTTATCTTCCAGACTGAGAAGCAATTGACTGACTTGGGCGATAAGATCCCTGCGGACAAGAAGAGTGAACTAGAGGCTGCTCTAGCTAAACTGAAGGAAGCACATAAGGCTCAGGATATTTCTGCTATTGACACAGCAATGGAAGAGCTTAATAAGATTGCTCAGAAGATGTCAGAGGAGATGTATGCACAGCAAGGTGGTCAACCAGGTGCAGACCCAACAGCAGGAGCAAATGCCAATGCAGGTGCTAATACTGGAGGTGCTCAATCTGGTAACTCAGATGACAATGTCACTGACGCAGACTTTGAAGAAGTGAAGTAA
- a CDS encoding glycerol dehydrogenase encodes MRKAFICPTKYVQGEDEILNLGYFVKTFGTNALLVAHKDDAARVQDKLDATAEKYGVNFIKADFAGEASREEIDKLKKIAIDNSCDCTIGLGGGKAIDTAKTIAEGEALIIVPTIAATDAPTSHSAVLYTPDGQFDDYAYFKQSPSVVLIDTTVIANAPTRFLVSGMGDALSTYFEARANVQSFGNVNAGLPCGANRETGELLARGTNAAAALAELCYKILLEDGYKAKIANDNKVVTPALENIIEANILLSGLGFESGGLAAAHAIHDGLTVLEDAHGMFHGEKVAFGTICQLVLENAKQAEIDTVVDFCLSVGLPVCLEDLGVKDIGDRLTKVAEKACIPEESIHFMPFPLTVKDVEAAIITADKIGREAKSKAKKG; translated from the coding sequence ATGAGAAAAGCTTTCATTTGTCCTACAAAATATGTACAAGGTGAAGACGAGATACTAAATCTTGGTTATTTCGTGAAAACATTTGGAACCAATGCATTACTTGTTGCACATAAAGATGATGCTGCTAGAGTGCAGGATAAACTAGATGCTACAGCAGAGAAGTATGGTGTGAATTTTATCAAGGCGGACTTTGCTGGTGAAGCCTCTAGAGAGGAGATAGATAAGTTAAAAAAGATTGCTATTGATAACTCTTGTGACTGTACTATAGGGCTCGGGGGTGGCAAAGCCATTGACACAGCTAAGACTATAGCAGAGGGTGAAGCGTTAATTATCGTTCCTACTATTGCTGCTACGGATGCTCCTACGTCACACTCAGCTGTGCTGTATACACCAGATGGGCAGTTTGATGACTATGCTTACTTTAAGCAAAGCCCGAGCGTAGTGTTAATAGATACTACAGTGATTGCAAATGCACCGACCAGATTTTTAGTATCTGGAATGGGAGATGCCCTTTCAACTTATTTTGAAGCTAGAGCTAATGTTCAGTCATTTGGTAATGTCAATGCTGGCTTGCCATGTGGTGCTAATAGAGAAACAGGAGAGCTACTTGCTAGGGGGACTAATGCTGCAGCTGCACTTGCTGAGCTCTGTTATAAAATTCTATTAGAAGATGGTTATAAGGCAAAGATTGCAAATGATAATAAGGTGGTGACCCCAGCTCTTGAAAATATCATAGAAGCAAACATACTCCTTTCGGGATTAGGTTTTGAGAGTGGTGGATTAGCTGCAGCTCATGCCATTCACGATGGTTTGACGGTACTCGAAGATGCACATGGGATGTTTCATGGCGAGAAAGTAGCATTCGGGACTATATGTCAGCTTGTGCTTGAAAATGCCAAACAGGCGGAAATTGATACTGTTGTAGACTTTTGTTTGTCTGTCGGTCTTCCTGTTTGCCTAGAGGATCTAGGTGTGAAAGATATTGGAGATAGACTGACCAAGGTAGCAGAAAAGGCTTGTATTCCTGAGGAAAGTATTCATTTTATGCCCTTCCCTCTTACTGTCAAAGACGTAGAGGCTGCAATAATCACTGCTGATAAGATAGGTAGAGAGGCAAAGAGTAAAGCGAAGAAAGGGTAA
- the dhaK gene encoding dihydroxyacetone kinase subunit DhaK, which produces MKKIINTPESFVYDMCHGMAKAHPELEFVEKYKVVIKREINPSKVTLVSGGGSGHEPAHAGFVGKGMLDVAVCGDVFASPSQIQVYNALKLSQSEKGTLMIVKNYSGDLMNFNNAAALAKEDGINVEAVYVADDIAVKDSLYTVGRRGVAGTVFVHKIAGAKAEQGASLDEVKRVAQKVADNVRSLGFALTSGTVPAAGTPTFELGDDEMEFGVGIHGEPGRTREKIQSADELAARMVPDIMEDLGLRRGEKIALLVNGFGGTPLQELYLFNNSVTTILEEKGVHIYKTMVGNYMTSIDMAGASLSFLRLDDELIELLDEPVVTPALTWGTDISSRAKACEEAIDALSKVLGTVPSETKAKKSVTIKPELIDGEETTYEVKGKPVINDVINTAGMVTLVDKMADIIIAHEVEFCEADRNGDGDFGMSIAKGFRQLKNDWATRKKGNIGEFLISSSEIIMEYCGGASGPLWGSAFRYAGKVVKTAEEIGVKELAEMMHAAVKGIQETGERSFGRGAVVGDKTLIDALYPAAESLTKSAEQGMQLIDAMEVAAKAAVEGAEKTKEFVAHLGRAGTVGERSIGYPDAGAYGIGVIFTELAAFARNF; this is translated from the coding sequence ATGAAAAAAATCATAAATACACCTGAGTCATTTGTTTATGACATGTGTCATGGAATGGCAAAGGCTCATCCAGAGTTAGAATTTGTAGAGAAATACAAGGTCGTCATCAAGAGAGAGATAAATCCATCTAAGGTTACATTAGTATCTGGTGGTGGCTCTGGGCACGAGCCAGCTCATGCTGGATTTGTAGGCAAAGGGATGTTGGACGTCGCCGTGTGTGGTGATGTGTTTGCATCCCCCTCGCAGATCCAAGTCTATAATGCACTAAAGTTATCTCAGTCAGAGAAGGGCACTTTGATGATAGTGAAAAATTATTCGGGCGACCTGATGAATTTTAATAATGCAGCAGCTCTAGCCAAGGAGGATGGAATAAATGTAGAGGCTGTTTACGTGGCTGATGATATTGCAGTTAAGGACAGCTTATATACTGTTGGACGAAGAGGAGTCGCTGGTACTGTCTTTGTACATAAAATTGCGGGTGCTAAGGCGGAGCAAGGGGCTTCATTAGATGAAGTGAAGCGAGTGGCTCAAAAAGTAGCTGACAATGTTAGAAGTCTAGGTTTTGCACTAACATCAGGTACGGTCCCTGCAGCAGGGACACCCACTTTTGAGTTGGGTGATGATGAGATGGAATTTGGTGTCGGAATTCACGGTGAGCCAGGGCGTACGCGTGAGAAGATCCAGTCCGCAGATGAATTAGCTGCAAGAATGGTCCCAGATATCATGGAGGATCTAGGCTTAAGGAGAGGTGAGAAAATAGCATTATTGGTCAATGGCTTCGGAGGAACGCCATTACAAGAGTTGTACTTATTTAATAACTCTGTAACCACTATCTTAGAGGAAAAAGGGGTCCATATTTATAAGACTATGGTCGGTAACTACATGACCTCTATTGATATGGCAGGGGCATCATTATCATTTTTACGGCTTGATGATGAACTCATAGAGCTATTGGATGAGCCTGTAGTTACACCTGCTTTGACGTGGGGCACTGATATATCTTCACGTGCTAAGGCGTGTGAAGAAGCGATTGATGCCTTGTCAAAAGTCTTAGGCACCGTTCCATCAGAAACGAAGGCGAAGAAAAGCGTTACCATAAAGCCAGAGTTGATTGACGGAGAGGAGACGACTTATGAGGTTAAAGGTAAGCCTGTAATTAACGATGTTATCAATACTGCTGGAATGGTAACGTTAGTTGACAAGATGGCTGATATCATCATAGCTCACGAGGTAGAGTTTTGCGAAGCCGACCGAAATGGCGATGGTGATTTTGGTATGAGTATCGCAAAAGGCTTTAGACAGTTGAAAAATGACTGGGCAACCCGGAAGAAGGGCAATATTGGAGAATTCTTAATCAGCTCTTCTGAAATCATTATGGAGTACTGCGGAGGTGCTTCTGGCCCACTATGGGGCAGTGCCTTCAGATATGCAGGAAAGGTAGTTAAGACTGCTGAGGAGATAGGCGTAAAAGAATTAGCAGAGATGATGCATGCAGCTGTAAAGGGAATCCAAGAGACTGGAGAAAGGTCTTTCGGAAGAGGGGCAGTCGTTGGTGACAAAACGCTTATAGACGCACTCTACCCTGCTGCAGAAAGCTTGACAAAGTCTGCTGAGCAGGGAATGCAGCTAATTGACGCTATGGAAGTGGCCGCAAAAGCAGCAGTAGAGGGAGCTGAGAAGACAAAGGAATTTGTAGCTCATCTTGGAAGAGCTGGTACTGTAGGCGAAAGAAGTATCGGCTATCCTGATGCAGGTGCCTATGGGATAGGAGTTATTTTCACAGAGCTAGCGGCATTTGCTAGAAACTTCTAA